From a region of the Myxococcus stipitatus genome:
- a CDS encoding ABC-F family ATP-binding cassette domain-containing protein — MTLLRAANVQLAFGSRTVFQDLTFTIEEGERVGLVGVNGSGKSSLMKILAGAARADTGELQLRRQARVTYLPQEPEFAVGATVASELSVAQGPLREALTAHADLSRRLESTPPDAQPKLLEQLAALSDRIEQMGGWDTEHHAKTLLDRLGVKDWDRPVAQLSGGLRKRVAIARALLTRPDLLLLDEPTNHLDADTVDWLEEELDKLPGALLLVTHDRYFLDGLVDRIVEIQPGGGLTSYPGNYQAYLEQKLVAQENAELAQHKRERWIAQEVAWLRRGPEARRTKSKARIERAQKLMAEKGFTRPKVADLRVAAAPRLGHTVIESEGLEKSFGERKVLSNVEFRLQRGERVGLVGPNGVGKTTFLRVLLGELPPDGGKLVIGKNTKVAYYDQNRAQLDPEQTVYDAAAQGEDWVELGDGKVAMRDYLDDLLFPVPMQRMKVKALSGGERNRLLLARLFLEGANVLVLDEPTNDLDIVTLNVLERLLLDFGGSTLLVTHDRYFLDKVATSILTFEGEGRVVRYEGNYAMYRRLKDQADALAAAAAPAAKAAPKKEEPAPAPKAARKPGKLSYKDQRELDGMEAAIEAAETRKAELEAQLADPTVYSKSTRVAEVQKDLETTTAEVDRLYARWQELQDLAAGTA; from the coding sequence GTGACGCTGCTCCGTGCCGCCAACGTCCAGCTCGCCTTCGGCAGCCGCACCGTGTTCCAGGACCTCACCTTCACCATCGAGGAGGGTGAGCGCGTGGGGCTGGTGGGGGTGAACGGCTCCGGCAAGTCGTCGCTGATGAAGATTCTGGCCGGCGCGGCGCGCGCGGACACGGGCGAGCTGCAGCTGCGCCGTCAGGCCCGCGTCACGTACCTGCCCCAGGAGCCGGAGTTCGCGGTGGGCGCCACGGTGGCCTCCGAGCTGTCCGTGGCCCAGGGGCCCCTGCGCGAGGCGCTGACGGCGCACGCGGACCTGTCCCGTCGCCTGGAGTCCACGCCGCCCGACGCGCAGCCCAAGCTGCTGGAGCAGCTCGCCGCGCTGTCGGACCGCATCGAGCAGATGGGCGGCTGGGACACCGAGCACCACGCGAAGACGCTGTTGGACCGGCTGGGCGTGAAGGACTGGGACAGGCCGGTGGCGCAGCTGTCCGGCGGCCTGCGCAAGCGCGTGGCCATCGCCCGGGCGCTCCTGACGCGGCCGGACCTGCTGCTGCTCGACGAGCCCACCAACCACCTGGACGCGGACACCGTGGACTGGCTGGAGGAGGAGCTGGACAAGCTGCCCGGGGCGCTCCTGCTCGTCACGCACGACCGCTACTTCCTCGACGGGCTGGTGGACCGCATCGTCGAAATCCAGCCGGGCGGCGGGCTCACGTCGTACCCGGGCAACTACCAGGCGTACCTGGAGCAGAAGCTGGTGGCGCAGGAGAACGCCGAGCTCGCCCAGCACAAGCGCGAGCGCTGGATTGCCCAGGAAGTGGCGTGGCTGCGCCGGGGCCCGGAGGCGCGGCGCACCAAGAGCAAGGCGCGCATCGAGCGCGCGCAGAAGCTGATGGCGGAGAAGGGCTTCACCCGCCCCAAGGTGGCGGACCTGCGCGTGGCCGCGGCGCCCCGGCTGGGTCACACCGTCATCGAATCCGAGGGCCTGGAGAAGTCCTTCGGCGAGCGCAAGGTGCTCAGCAACGTCGAGTTCCGCCTCCAGCGCGGCGAGCGCGTGGGCCTCGTGGGCCCCAACGGCGTGGGCAAGACGACCTTCCTGCGCGTGCTGCTGGGCGAGCTGCCGCCGGACGGGGGCAAGCTCGTCATCGGCAAGAACACGAAGGTCGCCTACTACGACCAGAACCGGGCGCAGCTGGACCCGGAGCAGACGGTGTACGACGCGGCGGCGCAGGGCGAGGACTGGGTCGAGCTGGGCGATGGCAAGGTGGCCATGCGCGACTACCTGGACGACCTGCTCTTCCCCGTGCCCATGCAGCGCATGAAGGTGAAGGCCCTGTCCGGCGGCGAGCGCAACCGGCTGCTGCTCGCGCGGCTGTTCCTCGAGGGCGCCAACGTGCTGGTGCTGGACGAGCCCACCAACGACCTCGACATCGTCACCCTCAACGTCCTGGAGCGGCTGCTGCTCGACTTCGGCGGCAGCACGCTGCTCGTCACGCACGACCGCTACTTCCTCGACAAGGTGGCCACCAGCATCCTCACCTTCGAGGGCGAGGGCCGCGTCGTGCGCTACGAGGGCAACTACGCGATGTACCGGCGGCTCAAGGACCAGGCGGACGCGCTCGCCGCGGCCGCCGCGCCCGCCGCCAAGGCCGCGCCGAAGAAGGAGGAGCCCGCCCCCGCCCCCAAGGCCGCGCGCAAGCCGGGCAAGCTCTCCTACAAGGACCAGCGCGAGCTGGACGGCATGGAGGCCGCCATCGAAGCGGCCGAGACGCGCAAGGCCGAGCTGGAGGCCCAGCTCGCCGACCCCACCGTGTACAGCAAGAGCACCAGGGTCGCCGAGGTCCAGAAGGACCTGGAGACCACCACCGCCGAGGTGGATCGGCTCTATGCCCGCTGGCAGGAACTGCAGGACCTGGCGGCCGGCACGGCGTAG
- the fusA gene encoding elongation factor G, which produces MAANAPIEKIRNIGISAHIDSGKTTLSERILFYTGKIHEIHEVRGKDGVGAVMDSMDLEREKGITIQSAATYAMWGEYNINLIDTPGHVDFTIEVERSLRVLDGAILVLCSVSGVQSQSITVDRQMKRYRVPRIAFVNKMDRAGANYDRVAAQLKEKLNHHPVKLQLPIGAEDRFKGLVDLIQMKAFYFDGESGETVREEEIPAELLDEAKARRQQMIEGVAEVDDQLGELFLADEAISNEALLAAIRRATIGLKMTPVMCGSAYKNKGVQLLLNAVCNFLPNPKEAVNEALDQKNNEAKVVLESDPSKPFVGLAFKLEDGRYGQLTYMRVYQGRVSKGDFIVNQVNQKKVKVPRIVRMHASEMHDINDASAGDIVALFGIECASGDTFTDGSVNYTMTSMHVPDAVISLAVAPKDRGALANFSKALNRFTKEDPTFRVHRDEESGQTIIRGMGELHLEIYIERMKREYNCEVQAGKPQVAYRETISQKGEFAYTHKKQTGGSGQFARVCGYLEPLPADAVQQYEFVDDIVGGSIPREFIPACDKGFQEAVKKGSLIGFPVVGVRVVINDGAFHAVDSSEMAFKTAAIMGFREGYAAAKPIILEPMMKVEVQAPEDFQGSVVGQLNQRRGTILSTETAEGYVTAVAEVPLNTMFGYSTDLRSATQGKGEFTMEFAKYSPVPRNESEALMAAYKEKQAAEQAARK; this is translated from the coding sequence GTGGCCGCCAACGCACCCATCGAGAAGATTCGTAACATCGGTATCTCCGCCCACATCGACTCGGGCAAGACGACGCTCTCCGAGCGCATCCTGTTCTACACGGGCAAGATCCACGAGATCCACGAGGTCCGCGGCAAGGACGGCGTGGGCGCGGTGATGGACTCGATGGACCTGGAGCGCGAGAAGGGCATCACCATCCAGTCCGCCGCCACGTACGCGATGTGGGGCGAGTACAACATCAACCTCATCGACACGCCGGGACACGTGGACTTCACCATCGAGGTGGAGCGCTCCCTGCGCGTTCTCGACGGCGCCATCCTGGTGCTCTGCTCGGTGTCCGGCGTCCAGTCCCAGTCCATCACCGTGGACCGGCAGATGAAGCGCTACCGCGTTCCGCGCATCGCGTTCGTCAACAAGATGGACCGCGCCGGCGCGAACTACGACCGCGTTGCCGCCCAGCTGAAGGAGAAGCTGAACCACCACCCGGTGAAGCTGCAGCTGCCCATCGGCGCGGAGGACCGCTTCAAGGGCCTGGTCGACCTCATCCAGATGAAGGCGTTCTACTTCGACGGTGAGAGCGGCGAGACCGTTCGCGAGGAGGAGATCCCCGCCGAGCTGCTGGACGAGGCCAAGGCGCGCCGTCAGCAGATGATCGAGGGCGTGGCGGAGGTCGACGACCAGCTGGGCGAGCTGTTCCTGGCGGACGAGGCCATCTCCAACGAGGCCCTGCTGGCCGCCATCCGCCGGGCCACCATCGGCCTGAAGATGACGCCGGTCATGTGTGGCTCCGCCTACAAGAACAAGGGCGTGCAGCTGCTGCTCAACGCCGTCTGCAACTTCCTCCCCAACCCCAAGGAGGCGGTGAACGAGGCGCTGGACCAGAAGAACAACGAGGCGAAGGTCGTCCTCGAGTCCGACCCGAGCAAGCCCTTCGTCGGCCTGGCGTTCAAGCTGGAGGACGGTCGCTACGGTCAGCTCACGTACATGCGCGTCTACCAGGGCCGCGTGTCCAAGGGCGACTTCATCGTCAACCAGGTGAACCAGAAGAAGGTCAAGGTTCCGCGCATCGTGCGCATGCACGCCAGCGAGATGCACGACATCAACGACGCCAGCGCGGGTGACATCGTCGCCCTGTTCGGCATCGAGTGCGCCTCCGGCGACACGTTCACGGACGGCTCCGTGAACTACACGATGACGTCCATGCACGTGCCGGACGCGGTGATTTCGCTCGCGGTGGCGCCGAAGGATCGTGGCGCGCTGGCCAACTTCTCCAAGGCGCTCAACCGGTTCACGAAGGAGGACCCCACCTTCCGCGTGCACCGCGACGAGGAGTCCGGGCAGACCATCATCCGCGGCATGGGTGAGCTGCACCTGGAGATCTACATCGAGCGCATGAAGCGCGAGTACAACTGCGAGGTCCAGGCGGGCAAGCCGCAGGTGGCCTACCGCGAGACCATCAGCCAGAAGGGCGAGTTCGCGTACACGCACAAGAAGCAGACGGGTGGCTCCGGCCAGTTCGCCCGCGTGTGCGGCTACCTCGAGCCGCTGCCCGCGGACGCGGTGCAGCAGTACGAGTTCGTGGACGACATCGTCGGTGGTTCGATTCCTCGCGAGTTCATCCCCGCGTGCGACAAGGGCTTCCAGGAGGCCGTCAAGAAGGGCAGCCTGATCGGCTTCCCCGTGGTGGGCGTGCGCGTCGTCATCAACGACGGTGCGTTCCACGCGGTGGACTCGTCCGAAATGGCGTTCAAGACCGCCGCCATCATGGGCTTCCGTGAGGGCTACGCCGCCGCCAAGCCCATCATCCTCGAGCCGATGATGAAGGTGGAGGTGCAGGCGCCGGAGGACTTCCAGGGCTCCGTCGTCGGTCAGCTGAACCAGCGCCGCGGCACCATCCTCTCCACGGAGACCGCCGAGGGCTACGTGACGGCGGTGGCCGAGGTCCCGCTGAACACCATGTTCGGCTACTCCACGGACCTGCGCTCCGCGACGCAGGGCAAGGGCGAGTTCACCATGGAGTTCGCCAAGTACTCGCCCGTGCCGCGCAACGAGTCCGAGGCCCTGATGGCCGCGTACAAGGAGAAGCAGGCGGCGGAGCAGGCGGCGCGCAAGTAG
- a CDS encoding nuclear transport factor 2 family protein: MSASENFSVARAWLHAFNAHDVEALVALYAEDCTHTSPKIRVLHPETGGKLVGRPALAKWWREAIARLPGLRYEETALTADGERVFMEYLRHAPGEAPMPVAEVLEVRGGRIVASRVYHG; the protein is encoded by the coding sequence ATGAGTGCGAGCGAAAACTTCTCCGTGGCCCGAGCCTGGCTGCACGCTTTCAACGCGCACGACGTGGAGGCGCTGGTGGCGCTCTACGCGGAGGACTGCACCCACACCTCGCCCAAGATTCGCGTCCTGCACCCGGAGACGGGCGGGAAGCTGGTGGGCCGGCCGGCCCTGGCGAAGTGGTGGAGGGAGGCCATCGCCCGGCTGCCTGGCCTCCGGTACGAGGAGACGGCGCTGACGGCGGACGGGGAGCGGGTCTTCATGGAGTACCTGCGCCACGCCCCCGGCGAGGCCCCCATGCCGGTGGCGGAGGTGCTGGAGGTCCGGGGCGGGCGCATCGTCGCCTCGCGCGTGTACCACGGTTGA